The Thamnophis elegans isolate rThaEle1 chromosome Z, rThaEle1.pri, whole genome shotgun sequence DNA window catttttcacacttaacgaccgttgcagccatCCCCTGgcttacgtgatcaaaatttgggcgcctGGCAACGGACTCGTATTTGTGACAGTTTCtgcatcctgggggggggggtcacttgatcccttttgcgaccttctcacaagggAAGCTAGTGATTCACTCAACGAATgccagtcataaaatggggcaaaattcactcaaccAAAGTTTTCCTTAGccgcataaatgttgggctcaacggCAGTAATTCGAGGACACccagtatttattaaatttttatcctgcctttattacagatagtcctcgacttacaaccattcgtttagtgaccattccaagttacaacggcattggaaaGAAATGAACTTAATCGTTTTTCACCCTTAGGACGGGAGCAGCCATCCCCTTTCTCCCAAGGATTGCAATTCAGACCtgtggcaactgactcctatttaaggACGGTCTCAGCGTCCCggggtcaccttttgcgaccttctgacaagcaatgtccatggggggagccagattcgcttaacaaccgtgtctcTAACTTTACATCTGCAGTGAAGTTACGTCACAGCTGCGGCCAGGAAGgtggtaaaacggggcaaaactcagttaacaactgtcttgcttaggaaaGCGTTGGACTCGGcgctggtcataagtcgaggactcccttcCTGCACAATGGTGTTTGGAGTGTTTTCATAACCATCGGGTTTTTTGTGCAACCCCCAGCCATGCCCCTGCcccttcatacacacacacacacacaccccgactgACCTGTTATGAAGGAGCCGGTTGGCATTTGGCTGTAGTTGGCCCCCAAAGTGGGCAGGCCCCCGCCGGGGGTGGCACCAAAGGAGACCCCAAAACTAGGTGGGGTGGCGTAGGGTCCTGGAGGGAAGgcctgggaaagaaagaaaagaagaaaggggtaaACCTCAACAGCCATCCCGAGTCACTGCCTGAAAGTAAAagctatctatataaaaatgactctgtgtgtgtgtgttcctgcataactctggaacgcctgggctgctgaaatgaaaaggactgaattaaatctatagtgtcaagtcacaatactttttgacagtgatagtgtgcattttgcattcaagttctgttaagacacagcctgttgtgccttcaaatggcttctgctgtacagcacagtagagttactatggtaacggcttcaccgTACTCCACAAGGAGCTCCCACTcgtacaggattgggataaatacatacccgggCAAGGATGTGTTATCTCCtagtaaaataatttaaacaaatttTAAGTTCCAATCACCCTGCAGATGAAAAGCCAGCGGAAAGGGGACCTGGGTTCAAAACCAGCAAGAGGGACTCCCCCAACTATCCTCTCCTGCAAGCCCTGCACGGATGAGgttccctagtttggtcatgaaacatctgcaaaaaaccccacgcagctcagagagcacacagGACTCCACAAGTCctgttctccctcctcctctcccttctagcactgatgaggttccttagttgggtcacgaaacgtctgtaagaaaaaaaccccacctcgGAGAGCACCCCACAAAACAAGGTGATATCATGTGGACACGCCGTCTGTTAATTTCAGGGGAACAgaggttggggtggggggtggagagagagagcacGAAGGTCGGCATTTACCGGAACCGTCTGGGTTTCGTTCCCCTTGCTTGCTAAGCGGCTCAGGATGCTGCGCTCGGACATCTGAAGCCGGGCGGCGATCGGAGGGATGCGGGAAAGCGTGGCCGGCAGGCGGGTCACGTCGGCTTTCATGTCGCTGAGCAGCTCCTCCAGCTGGTTCAGCACTGGCCCAGCCgcccaaaagaagaaggagacagaagAGAAAGCAAAATCCATCAGTTGAGCTTTCCTGGCTGGCTAAAACTCCCTGGACACGACCTTCCTTCCCAATCTCAATcgggaatagagctggaaggggaccttggaggtcctctagtccaaccccctgctcaggcgggAGATCCCATGTCAGACAAACAGGTGTTTCTAGTctctttaaaacgtccagtgttggaactcccccaacttctggaggcgggcagttccactgattaatctcAGTTCTATATTCTATAGAActacagggttggaagggaccttggaggtcttctagtccaaccccttgctcaagcaggagatcctatcccattccagacaaatgattgttcactctcttcttaaaaaccaccagtgatggagccctTGGCTAAGGGTTTTTCCTACCAGCTGTTCCGGGGGAAGGGGCTTGAACCCGAAAGCCCATCATCCACCAAGCTGTAAGGAGTCACCCCAAACAGCCAGAAggcggtcctcaacttacgaccataaccgagcctcttgctaagcaagacatctgTTAAGCACATTTTGCCTCATTTGACCTCCTTTCTTGCCAAtcgccgttaagtgaatccctgccgttGTTCAGTTAATACAAtacagtcgctaagtgaatctggcttcctccatttgACTTTGCCTGCCAGAAGTTCGCCAAAGCGGatcgcatgacacacacacacacggggacactgcaaccgtcataaacgtgaGTTGGTTGGCAAGCAATCTTGAATTTTGAGCACTACGACCCTGaggaatggtcgtaagtgtgaaaaacagtcccttTTCTCCGCGCcgctgtaacttggaacggtcaccaaatggaatgttgtaagtcaaggactaccgggaGTTTTGTTGGAAGGGAATTAAAGGCCCCAAGGCTAAAACACAGGTGATACTCACGTGATGAAATTGACGAGAGAAATTGACAGGGAAACAAAATCAGAGATTTTCGAGAAATGCACCCGAATTTTATGCAGCCGCTGATATGTATCTAGATCTATGACACATgcgtgggtgtgtgggtgtctgtgtgtagagtggtgcagtggccgagatgtggagctcttgcctcacactcaggagttcgatcctaggtagaggcagatatttctctctctgggcacaatgagaatacatctgctgaacaaaactctgcattggcaacagggaaaggcatccggccagtaaacacacaGTTCCATTCACTTGACCAAGATTTCACCCCGCAAGGGAAcatgcggttgttaaatgatgatgatacatatacatacgtatatatctatatacagtatatatgagaCGTGACATTTTGATGGGGACAACGGTGAAATCAGGACAACTCACAATACTCGGTGAAACGGATGCAAGGCAGACTCAAAGGGCGCCAAGCTAGATATCCCAAAAGCACCTAGTTTCTAACCCAATGATATTTTCTGGCTGTTTTATGTTTGACAGCAAATATGTTTTGTTTTCTACCCCGAGTTGCTCATTCCAGAGTTATTTTGGGTTGGTGGGCGGGAGGGAGAGTTACATTCAGCAAGGAGCAAAAATGGGGAGTAGATTTGAGAgcccttcaaaaaaaaacaaaccagagaGGACGGAGAATTCTCCCGAGATACTTGTGGGATACTCGGCGGACAGacggaagcagagagagaaagagagagcaaagaTACACAGAGGAGGACCAAGGAGACAACCACACACCGTGGCTTTGCTCAGCACAACCGCACTTTAATGGATTCAGAGGAGAAGGGGGATACAGAAGGATCACGCACGGAGGCCGGGGGGGACTGTGGTAgtgggtgggaagggggagtCACGTGGACCGTCCTCGCCGCGCCCGCCTACCCGCCCGCCTCTTACCCTTGTGCAGGACGGCGTTGGCGGGCTTGTTGCCGGCCAGAGACTCCTTGGACAAGTGCTGGTGGCTCTCGGCCAGACACTCCACCTCGGCAAAGCGGGTGTTGAGGGCCATGGCCGGGTGGCTGGGGTCCTGGGTCATGTTCAGGTAGGCGGCCCGGCGGAGCTGCTCTTCGATCACCAAGGCCTGTTCCAGGAGCTGCAATGGTTTTATTGGCATTTGAATGACTTTTTGACGTGTCATTTGAATGCAGGCCGATTAGGGTCCATTCAAAGTGAGaataaataaagttattctattctattctctattaattCTACTCCATTTCTATTCcacttctattcttattctttctattctattccatattaattctaatccttctatttctattctttcctattctattaattctattctatttttattctatttctattctattctctattctatttctattccacttctattgttattctttctattctattcttttatattctatattaattctattattttctacttctattctattgtttctattctttttattctattctatttctactctatttctattccacttctattcttattcattctattctatattaattCTAAtccttctatttctattatttcctattctattaattctattctatttttattctatttctattctattctctagtctatttctattccacttctattcttattctttctattctatattaattctattccttctatttctattctttcctattctattaattctatttttattctatttctattctattccccattctattcttttttatttctattctagtgtttctattcttttttattctattctatttctattctaattttattctgttAATTCTAAGACAAGTCTATTctattcagcagggggttggactagaagacctccaaggtcctttccaacattGCTATTctcttctgaattctattctattttgaattctattcatatcctatcctatctcatTAAACTTCTATTGtattatattcttatttatattccatgccatgccatattttctattctattctaagaaacCAACAGGTGAGGAATAGGAGGAAACGGGGAGAAGGCAGAAATAATCCCTCCCTCTAAAGCTGAGGGGGAGgtccttctttctcctctgctaccccttcctcccctccccttaagGGATTCGCACCTTGAACCGTCTGGCCAGGAACTTGTTCTTCATCTCCAAGAAGTTCCCCTTGTTGGCTTCGCTTTTGAAAGGCTCGTTGATGATGGCAAACTGATTGTCGTTCTGGATGTCCTGCCAGCGAGCGTACCCGTGTCTGCCGGAGGCGAGGTGGTGGGGTTAAGGAGTGGTCCCCATGTGGCAAGCAGGAGAGAGACCCCGGGAGCTCAGAGGTGGGGGGATCCCAGTCGCATCCGAGCATCTTTCCAGCTTCACGGATGACGCCTATTTCCTTTTTCACCCAGCCCCTGAAGGCCAAACTCATTTTTCCCCAGCCAAACCTCCCATTctattctcccccctctctcattctctctctcttctctctctctctcacacacacaaacacacacacctacctacctacctacctacctacctaccagccGGATAATCTGAAGAATCTACAACTTTGGAAAGGGAAAatgggggagggagtggagagggaggggaggaggctgAATTCCTGCCTGAATGCCTCAGGGGAAGGGCAgctatggtggtggtggtggggggggtccttcgtgctctctgagcctgagggttttcttgcagacgtttcatgacccaactagggaacatcatcagagctgGTTAACCTCAACCCCTTGCAGCACTGACGATGTTCTCCAGCTGAGttacgaaacgtctgcaagaaaaccagccagCTCAGAGGGGAACCCAGGACCCCCcagttcaaccccgagctacagaGGTTCTCTCTGGTCAGGCAGCTCTGGAGCGGAAACTGGCACCTGAGACCCCGGAGGATGCGGCCCACTCCCACTCTAAAGAGCTCAGCTTCTTGCAGGAAATAAGTAGACCAGCCACCACTATGCCTgaagcatgaaagctgactgggagattttgggccaatcaccaggagacggggagttctagtcctgccttatgcatgaaagatgactaggtgactttgagccaatcaccaggagacggggagttctagtcctgccttatgctTGAAAGAtgactaggtgactttgagccaatcaccaggagacggggagttctagtcctgccttatgctTGAAAGAtgactaggtgactttgagccaatcaccaggagacggggagttctagtcctgccttatgcatgaaaggtaactaggtgactttgagccaatcaccaggagacggggagttctagtcctgccttatgcatgaaagccGACTCGGTGACTTtgacccaatcaccaggagatggggaattctagttctgccttatgcTTGAAAGCCAacgggtgactttgagccaatcaccaggagacagggagttctagttctgccttatgcttgaaagctgactgggtgactttgagccaatcaccaggagacagggagttctagtcctgccttatgcatgaaagccGACTCGGTGACTTtgacccaatcaccaggagatggggaattctagttctgccttatgcTTCAAAGCtgactaggtgactttgagccaatcaccaggagatggggagttctagtcctgccttaagcatgaaagctgactgggtgactttgagccaatcaccaggagacggggagttctagtcctgccttactcatgaaagccggctgggtgtctttgggtcaGTGCGATTTGCAAGCTGTCGCCCAGTTCTCTCCCAAGATGGTATCCTTGTCCCCTCTTATTTCCCCACCATGGTCTGTTCTCCATCTTCATCCCAAGTTGCGGCTGCACaaacactttctctctctctctctctctctctctctctctctcactcactcactcactcactcactcactcactcactcactttttCTCAAGCCAAAGGATACAGGACGatgcccgccagcagccagtaaTCATGTCGGCGGTGCCAAATTTCGTTTAGCTTGCTGGAGGAGATGGCAGCTCGCTCTTCGTTCTGCCAGAGGGTGTGGAGTTCTAACCGGGAAGAGAGACGGGAGAAAAATCTTCACCGGTCGGTCAGAGAAACCCCAGGAGGTTGATGGACAGGTGACATTTCTAACAATCCGCATTCTTTTCCCCCACCAAGACTGCATTTTGCCCACGTTGACAGCTTAGTCCTCGATGTACGGCCAAAGTGGAGCCTcacgtttctgttgctaagcgagacagtcattaagtgagcttTGGCCTGTCTGACCACctttcttgctgccgttgttaagcgaatcgttgCCGTTCGCATAACGGTCGCTAAGGGACTCCGACTTTCCCCACTGATTTCCCGTATCAGAAGGACCCCGTGACCCTGGAATACGGTGACCGTCGTAAATAGGTGGTTGACaaccacctgaattttgatcacctgaccacgggGACGCTGCGACGGTCGTAAATGCGAAACACGGccctaagccacttttttcagtgccgtgcccgttgcaacttcaaatggtcactaaaccaatgatgataagtcaaggactatctcttaAACATGACTACAAGGAGGCTGCACCAGTTCTGTAGACGTCTCGATATggccagtcctcgacttacgaccactattgagcccaacatttccatcgctaagtgagacagttgttaatggAGCTTTTGGCCCCTTttgcagcctttcttgccaccctcgttaagtgaaacactgcagctgttaagcgaatcaaaTGGTCGTTGAGCGAATCTGTCACAAAAAGGGGATTCACAGGGCCCGGGGACACTCCGACCgacataaacacatgccagttgcccggCGTccgaagtttgatcacatgaacatgagGAATGCTACGacggtcataagtgggaggaccagtcctaagtccctttttcctGCGTTATCCCAACTTGGAACCGTTGCTAAATgaacggtcataaatcaaggactatgcAAAACCTTGCAAACTTGGCTTTTCGGGCGTGGGGTGTCATGTGCTCCCGTTATGTTCAATTTTATACGATTTTGGGTTTTTattgtgcattttttttctttgtttttaaagataTTGGTTTGAACTTTACCCGGCTTAAGAGTCCATGCTGAGCGATGGTGGGGCCTTTAGGAGTCTTAAATTTGGAATGGAATTTATTTGTCGGTTGGTTAAAATTATTTGCCATCCCGTCTGGCGGTGCAGCTACCGTATGCTCTGGGCTGCTTACAGCAATAAAAGTGGAGGAATGAAATGAATTTTCATGCATTTGTTTGTGAAATTTATGTGCCATCAGTCTCACCTTACGTAGCCTGCCTACAACAATAAAAACGGAGTAATgaaaagaatttattttattttattttaatcatttaatttAATTCCCATCAATCTCACCGGGGGGCTATTATTCTAGCctgcttacaacaataaaaacagagaaaggaaaagcatttgttttatttttatttgtttattacatttattaataatttaatttaatttccatcaatgtcacatttatttatttaatttccatcAATCTCACCTGAGGGCTATTATTCTAGCctgcttacaataataaaaacggAGAAAGGAaaagcatttgttttattttatttttatttgtttattacatttattaataatttaatttaatttccatcactgtcacatttatttatttaatttccatcAATCTCACCTGAGGGCTATTATTCTAGCCtgtttacaacaataaaaatggagaaatgaaaataatttgttttatttttatttattgattacatttattaataatttaatttaatttccatcactatcacatttatttatttaatttccatcAATCTCACCTGAGGGCTATTATTCTAGCCtgtttacaacaataaaaatggagaaatgaaaataatttatttattttatttttatttatttattacatttattaatttaatttaatttgccaACAATCTCACCTCAGGACTATACACCAGCCTGCTTACAGCAATAAAAAcagagaaatgaaaataattgatGTATTTCTTGGTTACATTTATGTGCCATCAATCTCACCTCCCCTAGCCTGCTTATAACAATAAAAACGGAGTAGtgaaaagatttgatttgatttttatttagttatttttttatttattaaatgtattaattatttaattgaactgaattgaattgccATCAATCTCACTTCAGGGCTTATACTCCAGCctgcttacaacaataaaaacggagaaatgaaaatcatttttaaaattcatttattcattgattCAATTTATTTGCCGTCCCTTCCCGCCGCAGGGCTGTTACTCTTAAGGTTGCTAAAAGCAAGAAAAactgagaaaggagaagaaaggagaacaaAAAGAAATGCCTAAAGGCAACAGAGTAGCCAAGCGATGGAACAAGGGAATAAAccatgaaaaaaacaagaaaaccgcGATCTCCAGCACTCAGCCGACATCCTTACCTGTGAAGCCACCGTCCGCAATGTTGAACATAAACCGGGGTTTCTCCATCCGCTCTTCCCTCTTCCCGTTGTTCCGGTTCTCGTCGCGGAGACTGCCAATTTTCGATTCCTTGGCCGTCTCTCGCTCGGATTTCACATCGCCTTTgaagacaaatatatatataggtttttttttaataggatcTGCTTTTCCGTTCCTCGGTTCCCACCTCTTTTTTAGGGTTGCCTGCTGAGAAAGCCCCGCccagtttctcccccccccaacccaagcTGTAGTCTGCCTGGAGTATGGACTACATGGGATTCCCCCCCTGCAGAAGGCAGCCAATGGCGAGAGGAGGGAGGATTGGGCCAGATGACGCGATTGGTTgtctttgttgtggcccgccagcggccaaaggagctggcagtagattcggagagtgaggaggttggggaggaagatgggccagccctggagtctggggaaggctcggacgagggttctgtgtcggaggcagagagggggcccagggccgtccgacagttattagctgccttcggagtcggagatcattgaggcagaagaacagctggagcctgttcccagtgcgcatgcgaagggaacagctaaggaacaagagccGACTTGGGAGGTGGACGTTGAATCGCCATTCCCAGAGAAAATCAAAGAAAAgagcaacaggggagtggagtttgcaggaggccattagttCCATTCATTAgaatgaagatctgttcctgactccttgccaagtaattgctgctacagcgtggagtttagaagatatcggcctggcagttctccaagcctgctaaaggtctgtagttgtgaaatctggTGAAAgattgttggccgggactttgctggagaggaattccctttaaataaaaggggttttatcgggacgaggagtcggcttcgtgatcttgggaagcccaggtcagaacagtCTTGTCCTACCTATCAAAACCATTCTTACTACCCCTACCCAGCTTTGGGGCGTCTCATGGAGAAGCCAAGACCAACTAAAACTAAATCAGggatatccaaccttggcaactttgaagacttgtggacttcaactcccagaatccccgagCCAGGAAGGGGTTTCCCAGAATTCAACATGGAAATGACAAGAACactttattgcattttttttaataggatAACTTTCTTAATAGATGGTGGGAATGCAGTCGACATAATATATCTTGACTTTAGTGGGGGGgaaagagctggctggggaattctgggagttgaagtccacaagtcttaaatcaggggtctccaaccttagccactttaagacattgtggacttcaactcccagaattccctagccagacgCATAGTGTAACTTTCTTAACAGACGGTGGGTATGCAGTAAGTGTAATATATCTTGACttcagcaaagggggggggagggagagctggctggggaattctgggagttgaagtccacaggtcttaaaatccCCAAGATTGGACGCCTATCCTAGACGCTTGTCTCACCACCTCTTCCCAGCCAGGGCGCAGGATTGCTCACCCGACAGCTACAAGGGCCCCTGGTGCGAGTTCCTCCCTCGCACCGCCTGCCAATCCTTCCTCCAGCGCACGTTACCTTTCTTGGGGTCCTGAGTTTCTCCCTCCACCTTTTCCTTGCTGTCATCGCTCTCCGTGGATTTTTCCTCTGCCACCAGCTTCTCCAAATCAGCATCTGGAAACAATGGGGGGAGGAACAaataaggggaggggaagggggacagAAAAATACCCACTTTGCAGCCACGGTGATTTGCACAGGTCGGGAGGGGGGGGTGTGTTGCTGCGTTTCTTCTAACACCTTTTTATATTGAAACctttatttaaaatgttctttgtCTTGTTTTGgttataattttgaaaaaaaacaacaacccaaaactaaatacaattttgtcccaagggtgcttttttcaagaggcaactggacgtaaatctttttttttcttttgaagaccaagaagcttcttcagctctgactggatggtgggggaagggaaggatttatatgccttgcagacagctggtcttttgcatccttttggagggtcattgaggccacttggaggcttacctgtgtcctcagggtcacctgagtggtgcaaatggttcctgtagtctgcaattttccctctggaaatccattcctactcccacaccattccaagggtcttcatcccaaattgtatagctaaaaatcTGTAGTAGAGATTGTCCATCATCCAAactcacggttgtcccaaaggggctttttttcaagaggcaactggattttttttttcttttgaagacgcttCGCTTCTCATTCGAGAAGCTTCGTCAGTTCTTTAGAGCAAAGGAGATCAGTTCTTCAGAACGGAGGAAGattctcggatgagaagtgaaacgtcttcataagcaaaaaccagaaagcccagttgtctcCTTTGGCGCtagagtgtgcagagatggataggttgacaatggaaataaaagataGAAGGGAAATGGAATACTATTTGATTTGGAATATATGGTACCACTGGCTAGAGAATAGAAGCACAGATTAGGaaatcaacaaagatgatgaacAAACTAGAGAATAGAAATAAGTATAAGGATAGTCACAGAATATGTAACATTATAGTATGATGCGATAAAATGTAATATACACATTTATATAACTATAATAATTACACATTGTGTACATATTGGTATATatgtaggagccaaggtggcacagtggttagggtgcagtactgcaggccacttcagctgactgttacctcaccggctcaaggttgactcagccttccatccttccgaggtgggtaaaatgaggacccggattgttgttgggggcgatatgctgactctgtaaaccgcttagagagggctgaaagccctatgaagcggtatataagtctaactgctattgctattgctatgtttatatttagtatatataaatggatatgtataaagaaagaaaaaacttgcATGTATATAGGGAGGTGTTGTAAAGATGAACActgatataaaatgaagaaaattgcaTACGAAAGTATACGAAagagataaaatatttcattttgcacATTATTACAGCAATGAGAATAGCGCTCACACAAGGTTGGAAAAGTGATACCATGCCGACGGACTGCTTGATACTCCAAAAGATTTTTGATAGCGCAAAGATGGATAAACTCACCTTGGAGTTAAGGGACAAGGAAGACTCAGAATATTAAGCAGTTTGGGAATCAATGGATAAATAATAGGAATATGAAATGTATATCTTAGAAACATAGATGTATAGACAGAGGAATAATTAGTATGCAGATGTATTTGAACAGTAAATGGTTATGTTAGTACTGTCAAAAAGGATTGTTAACTtatacaaaactatttttaaaagtatttgtatttcatgttttaaattctcaataaagtttttttttccaactcaaaaaaaatatatataataaaaataaaagcacctttgaaacaaccaagacttggatgacggagaatctctacagacttttaaaatgcaattttaatGCTCCAATGTGAGCCTTCTCGCCTTCTTCtcgacccggattgttgttgggggcgatatgctgactctgtaaaccgcttagataggactgaaagccctatgaagcggtatataagtctaactgctattgctactgctattcttTTGGAAGTAACCTTCCTGATCAACCTCCCTTACCCAACTTCTCCTTTTCATCCTTAACCGTCGGCTCGGCTTCCGACTCCTTTTCCCTGGCCCCCACCGGGCCCTCATCCTCCGGCTTCTTCGAAGGTTCCAGCTCCATTTTATCCCCTGCGAAGGTGGTAGAAAGGGGCGGTTCGGGCGCGGAAGGCTGGGAAATGCAAGGCAGAGAACTCCATATAAGACCACCGGGAGGGCAGCTCCCATCAgggagaacacccccccccctccagaggtAGCCAGGTCATAGGGGCAGAAGACCCCAGGGCAATTTTTTTCCCACCACCCTCGGAGACAATAGGCCATCGTTCTGGCCTTAACACTGCATCGAATTCAGTTTGCTTCTAGAaatatacgaagaacggttgcaggaattgggtttgtctagtctagtgacatgaaggactagaggggacatgatagcagtcttccaatatttgaggggccgccacaaaagaagagggtgggggggtcaaattattctccaaagcaccggaaggcaggagaaaaagcagcatatggaaactaatcaaggagagaagcaacttggaattaaggaggaatttcctgacagtaagaacaattaatcagtggaacagaagttgcctccagaagttgtggatgctccatcactggaggcttttaagaagagattggac harbors:
- the LOC116520757 gene encoding chromodomain-helicase-DNA-binding protein 3-like; this translates as MNEYLSSFKVAQYVVREEDKIEEIEREIIKQEENVDPDYWEKLLRHHYEQQQEDLARNLGKGKRVRKQVNYNDAAQEDQDNQSEYSVGSEEEDEDFDERPEGRRQSRRQLRNEKDKPLPPLLARVGGNIEVLGFNTRQRKAFLNAVMRWGMPPQDAFTSQWLVRDLRGKTEKEFKAYVSLFMRHLCEPGADGSETFADGVPREGLSRQQVLTRIGVMSLVKKKVQEFEHINGRWSMPELMPDPSADSKKSSRASSPTIKTSTTTPEPSCTNTPCTSKPATPAPSDKGDGAPSAEKEDVETKDEKLEKEAKGSEKMETEPSAPEPPLSTTFAGDKMELEPSKKPEDEGPVGAREKESEAEPTVKDEKEKLDADLEKLVAEEKSTESDDSKEKVEGETQDPKKGDVKSERETAKESKIGSLRDENRNNGKREERMEKPRFMFNIADGGFTELHTLWQNEERAAISSSKLNEIWHRRHDYWLLAGIVLHGYARWQDIQNDNQFAIINEPFKSEANKGNFLEMKNKFLARRFKLLEQALVIEEQLRRAAYLNMTQDPSHPAMALNTRFAEVECLAESHQHLSKESLAGNKPANAVLHKVLNQLEELLSDMKADVTRLPATLSRIPPIAARLQMSERSILSRLASKGNETQTVPAFPPGPYATPPSFGVSFGATPGGGLPTLGANYSQMPTGSFITANGPPVIVKKEKEGEGLEKKDAKSGEVICIDD